Proteins encoded in a region of the Zea mays cultivar B73 chromosome 2, Zm-B73-REFERENCE-NAM-5.0, whole genome shotgun sequence genome:
- the LOC100384311 gene encoding Glucan endo-1,3-beta-glucosidase 14 precursor: MAVAERFGTRWPPSRFFVAVLLVLLTDGGAAWKRAEGLSMGINYGQIADNLPSPARVSYLVRSMQVSKVKLYDADPYVLSAFVDTDVEFVVGIGNENVSAMVEPAAARAWVERHVQPYLPGTRITCITVGNEVLKGNDSALKASLLPAMQSVYQALTAVGLQGRVNVTTAHSLDIMGSTYPPSAGAFGPDAVPYLQPLLAFLSAARSPFLINCYPYFAYKADPGNVPLEYVLFQPDAAGVTDASTGLRYDNMLYAQVDSVYAAIQKLGHTDVDVKVSETGWPSRGDPDEAGATPEYARTYIGNLLQRIEMGQGTPMRPSAPVDVYVFALFNENLKPGPASERNYGLLYPDGTPVYDVGLRGYLPPMDYSQGTREGVRFFVFISLVAIVSITLSLS; encoded by the exons ATGGCCGTGGCGGAGCGGTTCGGAACTCGGTGGCCGCCGTCTCGCTTCTTCGTTGCAGTGCTCCTCGTCCTGCTCACAG ATGGCGGAGCGGCGTGGAAGAGAGCAGAAGGCCTGTCGATGGGCATCAACTACGGGCAGATCGCGGACAACCTGCCGTCGCCGGCGAGGGTGTCGTACCTGGTCCGGTCGATGCAGGTGAGCAAGGTGAAGCTGTACGACGCGGACCCGTACGTGCTGAGCGCGTTCGTCGACACGGATGTGGAGTTCGTGGTGGGCATCGGCAACGAGAACGTGTCGGCGATGGTGgagccggcggcggcgcgggcgtgggTGGAGCGGCACGTGCAGCCGTACCTCCCGGGCACGCGCATCACCTGCATCACCGTCGGCAACGAGGTGCTCAAGGGCAACGACAGCGCGCTCAAGGCGAGCCTCCTGCCGGCCATGCAGTCCGTGTACCAGGCGCTGACCGCGGTGGGCCTGCAGGGCCGGGTGAACGTCACCACggcgcactcgctggacatcatgGGCAGCACCTACCCGCCCTCCGCCGGCGCGTTCGGCCCCGACGCCGTGCCCTACCTCCAGCCGCTCCTGGCCTTCCTGTCCGCGGCGCGGTCCCCGTTCCTCATCAACTGCTACCCCTACTTCGCGTACAAGGCCGACCCGGGCAACGTGCCGCTGGAGTACGTCCTGTTCCAGCCCGACGCCGCCGGGGTCACCGACGCCAGCACGGGGCTCAGGTACGACAACATGCTGTACGCCCAGGTCGACTCGGTGTACGCCGCCATCCAGAAGCTGGGCCACACCGACGTCGACGTCAAGGTCTCCGAGACCGGGTGGCCGTCCAGGGGGGACCCCGACGAGGCCGGCGCCACGCCGGAGTACGCCAGGACGTACATCGGCAACCTGCTGCAGAGGATCGAGATGGGGCAGGGCACGCCGATGAGGCCGTCGGCGCCCGTCGACGTCTACGTGTTCGCGCTCTTCAACGAGAACCTCAAGCCCGGCCCGGCCTCCGAACGGAACTACGGCTTGCTCTACCCCGACGGCACGCCCGTGTACGATGTCGGCCTGCGGGGATACCTTCCACCCATGGACTATTCACAAGGCACCAGAGAG GGGGTCCGTTTCTTCGTCTTCATCAGCCTCGTTGCCATTGTATCGATCACTCTCAGCTTATCCTGA
- the LOC100384311 gene encoding glucan endo-1,3-beta-glucosidase 14 isoform X3 — protein MGINYGQIADNLPSPARVSYLVRSMQVSKVKLYDADPYVLSAFVDTDVEFVVGIGNENVSAMVEPAAARAWVERHVQPYLPGTRITCITVGNEVLKGNDSALKASLLPAMQSVYQALTAVGLQGRVNVTTAHSLDIMGSTYPPSAGAFGPDAVPYLQPLLAFLSAARSPFLINCYPYFAYKADPGNVPLEYVLFQPDAAGVTDASTGLRYDNMLYAQVDSVYAAIQKLGHTDVDVKVSETGWPSRGDPDEAGATPEYARTYIGNLLQRIEMGQGTPMRPSAPVDVYVFALFNENLKPGPASERNYGLLYPDGTPVYDVGLRGYLPPMDYSQGTREGVRFFVFISLVAIVSITLSLS, from the exons ATGGGCATCAACTACGGGCAGATCGCGGACAACCTGCCGTCGCCGGCGAGGGTGTCGTACCTGGTCCGGTCGATGCAGGTGAGCAAGGTGAAGCTGTACGACGCGGACCCGTACGTGCTGAGCGCGTTCGTCGACACGGATGTGGAGTTCGTGGTGGGCATCGGCAACGAGAACGTGTCGGCGATGGTGgagccggcggcggcgcgggcgtgggTGGAGCGGCACGTGCAGCCGTACCTCCCGGGCACGCGCATCACCTGCATCACCGTCGGCAACGAGGTGCTCAAGGGCAACGACAGCGCGCTCAAGGCGAGCCTCCTGCCGGCCATGCAGTCCGTGTACCAGGCGCTGACCGCGGTGGGCCTGCAGGGCCGGGTGAACGTCACCACggcgcactcgctggacatcatgGGCAGCACCTACCCGCCCTCCGCCGGCGCGTTCGGCCCCGACGCCGTGCCCTACCTCCAGCCGCTCCTGGCCTTCCTGTCCGCGGCGCGGTCCCCGTTCCTCATCAACTGCTACCCCTACTTCGCGTACAAGGCCGACCCGGGCAACGTGCCGCTGGAGTACGTCCTGTTCCAGCCCGACGCCGCCGGGGTCACCGACGCCAGCACGGGGCTCAGGTACGACAACATGCTGTACGCCCAGGTCGACTCGGTGTACGCCGCCATCCAGAAGCTGGGCCACACCGACGTCGACGTCAAGGTCTCCGAGACCGGGTGGCCGTCCAGGGGGGACCCCGACGAGGCCGGCGCCACGCCGGAGTACGCCAGGACGTACATCGGCAACCTGCTGCAGAGGATCGAGATGGGGCAGGGCACGCCGATGAGGCCGTCGGCGCCCGTCGACGTCTACGTGTTCGCGCTCTTCAACGAGAACCTCAAGCCCGGCCCGGCCTCCGAACGGAACTACGGCTTGCTCTACCCCGACGGCACGCCCGTGTACGATGTCGGCCTGCGGGGATACCTTCCACCCATGGACTATTCACAAGGCACCAGAGAG GGGGTCCGTTTCTTCGTCTTCATCAGCCTCGTTGCCATTGTATCGATCACTCTCAGCTTATCCTGA
- the LOC100384311 gene encoding glucan endo-1,3-beta-glucosidase 14 isoform X1: MAVAERFGTRWPPSRFFVAVLLVLLTDGGAAWKRAEGLSMGINYGQIADNLPSPARVSYLVRSMQVSKVKLYDADPYVLSAFVDTDVEFVVGIGNENVSAMVEPAAARAWVERHVQPYLPGTRITCITVGNEVLKGNDSALKASLLPAMQSVYQALTAVGLQGRVNVTTAHSLDIMGSTYPPSAGAFGPDAVPYLQPLLAFLSAARSPFLINCYPYFAYKADPGNVPLEYVLFQPDAAGVTDASTGLRYDNMLYAQVDSVYAAIQKLGHTDVDVKVSETGWPSRGDPDEAGATPEYARTYIGNLLQRIEMGQGTPMRPSAPVDVYVFALFNENLKPGPASERNYGLLYPDGTPVYDVGLRGYLPPMDYSQGTREVDLVLGLCTCTPPCLPIPIRLSHCSRTFGLLQGVRFFVFISLVAIVSITLSLS, from the exons ATGGCCGTGGCGGAGCGGTTCGGAACTCGGTGGCCGCCGTCTCGCTTCTTCGTTGCAGTGCTCCTCGTCCTGCTCACAG ATGGCGGAGCGGCGTGGAAGAGAGCAGAAGGCCTGTCGATGGGCATCAACTACGGGCAGATCGCGGACAACCTGCCGTCGCCGGCGAGGGTGTCGTACCTGGTCCGGTCGATGCAGGTGAGCAAGGTGAAGCTGTACGACGCGGACCCGTACGTGCTGAGCGCGTTCGTCGACACGGATGTGGAGTTCGTGGTGGGCATCGGCAACGAGAACGTGTCGGCGATGGTGgagccggcggcggcgcgggcgtgggTGGAGCGGCACGTGCAGCCGTACCTCCCGGGCACGCGCATCACCTGCATCACCGTCGGCAACGAGGTGCTCAAGGGCAACGACAGCGCGCTCAAGGCGAGCCTCCTGCCGGCCATGCAGTCCGTGTACCAGGCGCTGACCGCGGTGGGCCTGCAGGGCCGGGTGAACGTCACCACggcgcactcgctggacatcatgGGCAGCACCTACCCGCCCTCCGCCGGCGCGTTCGGCCCCGACGCCGTGCCCTACCTCCAGCCGCTCCTGGCCTTCCTGTCCGCGGCGCGGTCCCCGTTCCTCATCAACTGCTACCCCTACTTCGCGTACAAGGCCGACCCGGGCAACGTGCCGCTGGAGTACGTCCTGTTCCAGCCCGACGCCGCCGGGGTCACCGACGCCAGCACGGGGCTCAGGTACGACAACATGCTGTACGCCCAGGTCGACTCGGTGTACGCCGCCATCCAGAAGCTGGGCCACACCGACGTCGACGTCAAGGTCTCCGAGACCGGGTGGCCGTCCAGGGGGGACCCCGACGAGGCCGGCGCCACGCCGGAGTACGCCAGGACGTACATCGGCAACCTGCTGCAGAGGATCGAGATGGGGCAGGGCACGCCGATGAGGCCGTCGGCGCCCGTCGACGTCTACGTGTTCGCGCTCTTCAACGAGAACCTCAAGCCCGGCCCGGCCTCCGAACGGAACTACGGCTTGCTCTACCCCGACGGCACGCCCGTGTACGATGTCGGCCTGCGGGGATACCTTCCACCCATGGACTATTCACAAGGCACCAGAGAGGTAGATCTAGTTCTTGGTCTTTGCACTTGCACACCTCCCTGCCTGCCCATTCCCATCAGGCTATCACATTGCTCTCGTACTTTTGGTCTTCTGCAGGGGGTCCGTTTCTTCGTCTTCATCAGCCTCGTTGCCATTGTATCGATCACTCTCAGCTTATCCTGA
- the LOC100384311 gene encoding glucan endo-1,3-beta-glucosidase 14 isoform X2, translated as MGINYGQIADNLPSPARVSYLVRSMQVSKVKLYDADPYVLSAFVDTDVEFVVGIGNENVSAMVEPAAARAWVERHVQPYLPGTRITCITVGNEVLKGNDSALKASLLPAMQSVYQALTAVGLQGRVNVTTAHSLDIMGSTYPPSAGAFGPDAVPYLQPLLAFLSAARSPFLINCYPYFAYKADPGNVPLEYVLFQPDAAGVTDASTGLRYDNMLYAQVDSVYAAIQKLGHTDVDVKVSETGWPSRGDPDEAGATPEYARTYIGNLLQRIEMGQGTPMRPSAPVDVYVFALFNENLKPGPASERNYGLLYPDGTPVYDVGLRGYLPPMDYSQGTREVDLVLGLCTCTPPCLPIPIRLSHCSRTFGLLQGVRFFVFISLVAIVSITLSLS; from the coding sequence ATGGGCATCAACTACGGGCAGATCGCGGACAACCTGCCGTCGCCGGCGAGGGTGTCGTACCTGGTCCGGTCGATGCAGGTGAGCAAGGTGAAGCTGTACGACGCGGACCCGTACGTGCTGAGCGCGTTCGTCGACACGGATGTGGAGTTCGTGGTGGGCATCGGCAACGAGAACGTGTCGGCGATGGTGgagccggcggcggcgcgggcgtgggTGGAGCGGCACGTGCAGCCGTACCTCCCGGGCACGCGCATCACCTGCATCACCGTCGGCAACGAGGTGCTCAAGGGCAACGACAGCGCGCTCAAGGCGAGCCTCCTGCCGGCCATGCAGTCCGTGTACCAGGCGCTGACCGCGGTGGGCCTGCAGGGCCGGGTGAACGTCACCACggcgcactcgctggacatcatgGGCAGCACCTACCCGCCCTCCGCCGGCGCGTTCGGCCCCGACGCCGTGCCCTACCTCCAGCCGCTCCTGGCCTTCCTGTCCGCGGCGCGGTCCCCGTTCCTCATCAACTGCTACCCCTACTTCGCGTACAAGGCCGACCCGGGCAACGTGCCGCTGGAGTACGTCCTGTTCCAGCCCGACGCCGCCGGGGTCACCGACGCCAGCACGGGGCTCAGGTACGACAACATGCTGTACGCCCAGGTCGACTCGGTGTACGCCGCCATCCAGAAGCTGGGCCACACCGACGTCGACGTCAAGGTCTCCGAGACCGGGTGGCCGTCCAGGGGGGACCCCGACGAGGCCGGCGCCACGCCGGAGTACGCCAGGACGTACATCGGCAACCTGCTGCAGAGGATCGAGATGGGGCAGGGCACGCCGATGAGGCCGTCGGCGCCCGTCGACGTCTACGTGTTCGCGCTCTTCAACGAGAACCTCAAGCCCGGCCCGGCCTCCGAACGGAACTACGGCTTGCTCTACCCCGACGGCACGCCCGTGTACGATGTCGGCCTGCGGGGATACCTTCCACCCATGGACTATTCACAAGGCACCAGAGAGGTAGATCTAGTTCTTGGTCTTTGCACTTGCACACCTCCCTGCCTGCCCATTCCCATCAGGCTATCACATTGCTCTCGTACTTTTGGTCTTCTGCAGGGGGTCCGTTTCTTCGTCTTCATCAGCCTCGTTGCCATTGTATCGATCACTCTCAGCTTATCCTGA